In Chloroflexota bacterium, the genomic window CCCGCGAGGACTTCCTCGACCCGTACAACGTGGCCCACGCCATGCTGATCCCGCTGACCCCGGCCGCGCGCCAGTTGAACCTCGACCTCGGCGCCGCGCTGGCGACGGCCGTCAACGACTGGCAGATCAACGAGTGGCTCGATCCCGAGCCGCGCCTGCGGGCCTCCATCGCCATCTCGCCGGAAGACCCGTACACGGCCGCCAAGGAAGTCGAGCGCTGCGCGCAGGACAAGCGGTTCGTCCAGGTCTTCTTCCCGGGTCGCACCCACGAGCCGATGGGCCGCCGCAAGTACTGGCCGATCTACGAGGCGGCGGCCAGGAACAACCTGCAGATCATGTCGCACGCCTTCGGCTCGTACGGTTACCCGATCACCGGCGCGGGCTGGCCGTCGTTCTACCTCGAGGAGCACGTCGGGCCGGCCCAGGCCGCCCAGGCGAACGTCATCAGCATGGTGACCGAGGGCGTCTTCGAGACCTTCCCGAACCTGAACTTCGTGTCGGTCGAGAACGGCTTCGGGTGGATCCCCTCGCTGATGTGGCGCATGGATCAGACCTACAAGCTGCTCCACCATGAGGTGCCGCACCTCAAGCGGCTGCCGTCTGAGGTCATCCGCCAGCACGTCTACCTGACCACCCAGCCGGTCGAGGAGCCGCACAAGCCGCAGCAGTTCGTCGAGATGCTGGAGCACTTCGGCGACATGGCAAGCCACATCCTGTTCGCCAGCGATTACCCGCACTGGGACTCGGACGATCCGGACTTCGCCCTCCCGACGATCCTCTCCGACGAGGTCACCCAGGCGATCCAGTTCGACAACGCCAAGAAGCTCTACAACCTCTAGGAGACCAGCTCTCCAGGAGACCAGCTCTCCAGGAGACCAGCTCAAGCAGCCTGTGGTCACGGCGCCCCTGCCATCCACCTCAGCGCGTGGCGGGGGCGTCTTCGCGTTCGCTCCGAATGACACCGCCCGAGCAGCCACCTTCCCGGCCGAGCCGCACCGGCGCTCGTTTCGGGACACGCCCATCGCGCTGGCCGCACTCGAACAGTGTCAGCCGTTGCAACTCGCAGCCTGACATCGCCGCCGCCCACGCCGCCGCTCGGCCGCCCCATAGGCCAAACGGCGGCAGGCGCTACGTGTCTGGTAGATGTGAGCGAAAGAGCGTCAGGTGAGTCGTAGCGTCACGTGAGCGACGCCAGATGCGCGGGCTTCTCCTCGAATCCCAACTCGCCGAACGCTTCGCGCGACTTCGAGATGAAGACCGAGTCGGTGAGCACCTCCTGAATGGCGCTCATCGGGATGTAGTACCGCTTCCCCAACCCGAGAAAGCCGGACGACACCTCGATGATCTCCTCGAAGTTACGGCTGGCCGGCTCGGTCATGGTGTTCTCGTCGATACGGTAGATATGCGAGATGGAGCCAACCTTCTCGCCTGTGACGTCACAGACATCCATACCCGGGACGATGCGCCCGAGGTACAGGCGATCCGACACGGGGTCAGCCATGATACGTACCTCCTTCGCAGCCAACGGCGCCGCCGTGCTGTCTGGCGGCACAATGTGTCCCCTCTGCAAAAGGGTGCGTGCAGGAGGCGTGCCAACGTCGCCTGCGATGCTGACGTGTGCGATATGGCAACGCACAACTGTGACATCTGCGTCGGGAAGACGTGCCGCAAGGGCCGACGGCTAGATGCGCCCGAGCGCCCGCTTCGCAACGGTGGGAAAGTCGGTGACGACGGCGTCCACGCCGGCCGCCACAAACGCCTTCACATCCTCAGCCGTGTTGCCCTGCCACCCGACCACCTCAAGCTCGCGGGCATGCGCCTCCTGCACCAGCAGCGGCGAGCACGTCGCCAACGGCACGGCAATCGCCCGGCAGCGCAGGTCGCGGGCGGCGTCCAGGTCGGCCTCGCTGCCGAACCAGCCGGCCCGCGTACGGGGGAGGAACGGCGCGCGATACTCGATGGCCGCCAGCGCCTCGTCGCTGGTCGAGATGACCATGACGCGGTCAAGAATCCAGCGGTTCTCCATCAGGTGGACGACCTTCTCGCAGACCCGCGCCAGCCGCTTCGGCTCGTCCGGCTGGATGCTGACAGCCAGCCGAGGGATGCCGCTGGCGGCGTCGAGCGCGTCGTCGAGCGTCGGGACGCCGGCCGGCTCGGGCCAGGACGGGAAGTCCGCGCGGGCGTCGAGCTCCGCCAGCTTGGCAGCCTTCAGCTTCGAGACTGCGCCGCGCCCGGTCGTGGTGCGGTCCACCGTCTCATCGTGGATGACCACCAGCTCGTCGTCGGCTGAGAGCCGGACGTTGAGCTGCACGCCATCCAGGTACAGCGCCCGCGCATAGCGAAATCCGGGCGTAGTGTTCTCTGGGGCTTCGCCCTTCGCGCCACGATGTCCGTACAGCAGCACCACGCCGCACCCTCCCGCCGCCACCGCAGAAGACCGTTTCCCGCTGGCGGCTGCACTCCGGCCGTTGCGGCCGTTCAAGATCAGCTCATCTCTGGTTGTAACGACGCCCGACGCGCGTGCGTGCCATTGGACCACCGTTCGCGTACACTGGCCGCGCGGGGCACGCCGCCGTGTCCCATCATCGACCCAGCGTGAGGGCACCGACGATGAGCGTGCGGCCGCGGGAGCTACTCCTTGGCATCGACATCGGCACGTCCGGCTCGAAGGGCGTGCTGGCGTCACCAGCAGGACGGATCGTCGCCGTCGCCTCCAGGCCGCACCCGCTCTCGCTGCCGCGCCCCGGCTGGGCCGAGCACGACGCCGAGACGATCTGGTGGGCCGACTTCCTGACGCTCTCCCATGAGCTTGTCGCGCGGGCCGGCGAGTCCGCCAGCCGGATCGTCGGGCTGTGCGTCAGCGGGATCGGGCCGACGCTGCTGCCGGCCGACGCCGATGGCCGGCCGCTCCGCCCAGCGATCCTCTATGGGATCGACAGCCGCTCGACCCGCGAGATCGCCGACCTGACCGAGCGGTTCGGGGCCGATGCCATCCTGGTGCGTGGCGGCACCCTGCTCTCGTCGCAGGCGGTCGGCCCGAAGCTGCTCTGGCTGCGCCGCCATGAGCCGCGGGTCTGGGCCGAGACCCGGCAACTGCTGATGGCGAACAGCTTCGTCGTGCAGCGCCTGACCGGCGAGTACGTCCTGGACCACCATTCCGCCAGCCAGGTCGATCCGCTCTACGAGGTACAGCACCAGCGCTGGGCCGAGGACTGGGCTTCCGAGGTCGCGCCGGGCCTCCAGCTGCCGCGCCTCGTCTGGCCCGCCGAGACGGTCGGGGCGGTTACGGCTGCCGCTGCCGCCGAGACCGGCCTGCCGGCCGGCGTCCCCGTGGCGGCTGGATCTATCGACGCGTGGGTTGAGGCGCTCAGCGTGGACGTGCGCGATCCTGGCGACGTGATGTTCATGTACGGCACCACGCTGATGGTGGTGCAGGTCGTCGACCGGCTCGTGCCGTATCCCGGACTCTGGGGAACCACCCACGTCTTCCCCGGCGCCAGCTCCCTGTCAACAGGCCTTGCCACGTCCGGGGCATTGACGAGCTGGCTCCGCGAGATCGCCGGCGGCATCCCCTACGAGCAGCTGCTGGGCGAGGCCTCCGGCGTGCCGGCCGGCGCCGACGGCCTCCTGGTGCTGCCGTACTTCGCCGGCGAGCGCGCCCCGATCGACGATCCGCACGCGCGCGGCATGATCCTCGGACTGACGCTCAGCCACGGTCGGGGGCACCTCTACCGCGCCCTGCTGGAAGCGAGCGGCTACGGCGTGCGCCACATCATGGACACGCTGCGGGCGGCCGCCGCCCACCCGCGCCGGCTGGTCGCCGTGGGCGGCGGCACCCAGGGCGACCTCTGGCCGCAGATCGTGTCGGACATCCTGGGCCAGCCGCAGGAGATCCCGCGCGAGACCATCGGCGCGGCCTACGGGGACGCGCTGCTGGCAGCCATTGCGGCCGGGCTGGCCGACCAGCACACCCGCTGGAACCAGCCGGCCGCCACGATCGAGCCGAACGGCCAGCACACCGCGACCTATGACCGGCTGTACGAGGTCTATCGCTCGCTGTACCCGGCCACCCGCGAGCAGATGCATCAACTGGCGGCCTTCCAGCTGGGCTGACCAGCCCGCTGACCGCCGTCACACACGGACCCCGACCGGCTATCCTGACCGATGCGGCGCGGCGCTCGCGGCCGGACCGCGCCATGCCACGGCGGAGGCACATCGCATGTCCAGCTCCCGAGCGCTCGTCGAGCGTGCGCTCAGCGTCGCGACCGATACGCGTCACCTGATTCTGGCCCCCGGCGCGATCAAGTCCGTCGTCGCGACCTTCGACGCCATCGCCGACGGCCGCCCAGCCGTCGTGGTCGCCGATCGGACCACCTGGCGCGTCGCTGGCGAGCGCGTCGACGGCCTGTTGCGCGCAGCCGGCCGCCAGACCCGGGAGCCGATCCTGCTGCCAGACGGCATCCACGCCGACATCGCGCATGTTGAATCGGTTCAGGAAGCGCTGAGCAGGGACACCGGCCTGGCGGTGGTCGTCGGCTCGGGGACGCTCAACGACCTGGGCAAGCTGGCCTCGGCCCGGCTCGGCCGGCCGTACATGGTGGTGGCAACCGCGGCCTCGATGGACGGCTACGCGGCGTTCGGCGCGGCCATCACGCGGGACGGCTTCAAGCAGACCTTTGCCTGCCCGGCCCCGGCCGCCATCGTGGCCGACCTGGACGTGATCGCCGCCGCGCCGACGCCGCTGACCGCCGCCGGCTACGGCGACCTGCTCGGCAAGGTGACGGCCGGCGCAGACTGGATCGTGGCCGACGCCCTCGGGGTCGAGCCGGTCGATGCGGTGGCGTGGTCGCTGGTTCAGGCGCCGCTGCGGGACGCCCTGAGCGCCCCCGGCCGTCTGCGCCAGCACGATCCCACCGCCACCGAGCACTTCTTCCTCGGCCTCGTGCTCTCAGGGCTGGCGATGCAGGCCGCCCGAAGCTCGCGCCCGGCCTCCGGCGGCGAGCACCTGATCAGCCACCTCTGGGAGATGCTCGGCCTCAGCCACAACGGGACGATGCCATCGCACGGCGTCAAGGTCGGCATCGGAACGGTGCTGGTCAGCCTGCTGTACGGGCGCCTCTTGGCGCGCGACCTGGACGCGCTGGATGTCGAGGCTCGGGTGGCGGCGCTGCCATCGGCGACGGCAGTCGAGCAGACAGTGCGCGCGGCGCTGCCGGCCGGCGAGATCGCCGATCGAGCCGTCGTGGAGAGCCTCGCGAAGCTGCCGAGCGCCGACGAGCTGCGGCGGCGGTTGGAGCTGGCGCGGGAGGCGTGGCCGGCCCTGCGCGAGCGGCTTCAGGCGCAACTGCTGCCGCCGGCCGCGCTGCGCCGCCGGCTGGCCGACCTGGACGCCGCCGCCACGCCGGCCGAGGTGGGGGTCGGGCCGGAGCAGTTGCGGGCGGACCTGCGCGCCGCCCGCCTGATCCGGCGGCGCTACACGATGCTCGACCTTGCCGCCGAGCTTGGGCTGCTTGACGCCTGCATCGACGAGGTCGTGAGCGCCGTCTATGCCCCCGGCCTCGCGGAGGAGGCGGGAGCGCAGCCACAGCCCGCGACGATCCCGGTCGTCGGTCGATGAAAGTCGTCCCCTCGGCGGCCGGCCTGGCCGTCTGGTACGCCGAGAACCGGATCCTGGCCTGGATCTGCCTGCTCATCTTCGTCAATCAGCTGGGATTCGGGGCCATCGTGCCCACCGTGCCGCTGTACGCCCGGACCTTCGACGTACCGCTGGCAGCCATCGGGCTGACCATCGCGGCGTACGGACTGGCGCGGTTCCTGGTCGGGCTGCCGGCCGGGCTGATCTCGGACACGTTCGGGCGTCGGTACGCGCTGGCCCTGGGCGGCCTGATCACGGTGGCCGGCAACCTCCTGTGCGCCATCGCACCGTCGTACCTGCCGTTCCTGTTGGCGCGGTTCATCGCTGGTTTCGGGGCCGGGCTGGTCATCACCGCCAGCCAGATCATGCTGGCCGACATCAGCACCCCCGAGCGCCGGGGCCGTATGATGGCCACCTACAGCGCCGTCTTCAGCCTCGCGGTCGGGTTTGGTCCGCTGCCCGGCGGCCTGCTGGCGGACGCCTTCGGGCTGAGCGCCCCGTTCTGGGCCTACGCCGGCATGGGCGGGCTGGCGGCGGTCCTGGCGTGGTTCCGCGTGCCGGAGACAAAGTATCTGCGGACCGCCATGGGTGGCGTGTCCCACGCCGACCGCCCATCGTTCTGGTCCCAGGTCCGCCTGCTCGCGGTGCAGCGGCCGTTCCTGCTGGTCTGCCTCGTCGGGTTCACCGCCTTCTTCGCCAGGACCGGCGCGCTGTTCAGCCTGATCCCCGTGCTGGCCCAGGAGCGTATCGGGATGTCGCCCGATCAACTCGGGCTGGCGCTGACGGCGATGAATGTCGCCGCCGCCCTCCTGACGGTTCCGGCCGGCACCCTCGCCGACCGCATCGGTCGGAAGAAGATGATCGTGCCGGCGACGACCATGACCGGCGTGTCGATGCTCCTGTTCATGGTTGCGCCGTCGTTTCCCGGCTTCCTGCTGGCCTGCGCAGCCTGGAGTCTGGCGCTCGGGCTGGGGCAGTCCTCGCCGGAAGCGTACGTCGCGGACAGCGCCCGCCCCGGCACCAACGCCTCGACGATGAGCACCTTCCGGATGCTCTCGGAGACCGGGTACGTGATCGGTCCATTCATTCTGGGCGTGATCGCCGACGGCTGGGGTACAAACACGGCCCTGCTGACGACGGCGGCCTTCGCGATGAGCGTCGCCGCCCTGTTCGCGCTGTTCGCGCCCGAGAAGCGACGGCTGGTGGCGGCGGCTCCGGCGTCATAGAGGTACGGTGATGCGCGCAGCCTGCCTGGGTCGCGCAGCCTGCCTGGGTCGCGCAACCCACCTGGGACACGCAGCCTGCTCGGCATCGTCGGTGCAACCGGCCCGGGCCAGGGCAGCCGAGCCGGCACGAGCCGAGGCGCCGGCTGCCAGGACGCGAACAGCCCCGCCACCACTGTGGCGAGGCTGTTCGTGCAGGTGTCCTGGAAGAAGAAGGGGGGCGGGGCAGGAGCGCGCTGCGCCCGGGTCAGGACTTCGCGCTGGTGACCTTGACCGCCACCTGCGCCTGCAAGACACCGAGGTCGGTGTGGAGCGGCATCACCAGCCGCTGGATCTTGCCGGTGCTGAGGCGCGCCCCCGAGCCGAGCAAGACCGTGGGGGTCGAGATGTCGCAGTGCAGGCCCATCGCCGTCAGCAGCGTCGTCGCGTGCCCGGTGATGACGTTGGCCATCTCCGCGATGCCCGAGATCGCGAGGTCGTCCAGTTCGTCAATGGGCGACCCCATCATCTTGCCCACGACGGCCATGGCCATCTCTTCCGACATGCCGTAGACGGCAATGCCCGTCAGCCTTCCCGTGATACCGATGACGACGGTCACGTCCTGCATGGTGTCGGGCGCATTGGTCACCGAGAGCTTGCCCGGGGTGACCTCCGAACCGAACTCCTGCGCCGCCACGTCCCGCGCCGCCTGAATAAACGGCTCCAATATGTCCGCACGGGGCGCCTGCTGAGCAAGCATGTTCAACACGCGCTCGATCCCGGGCGACACCGCCGGAACGGATTCCATGATCGCCGACCTTTCGCCGCTCGCCTGCATGACCGCCACACCCTCTTCCTTACGTCCTGGTGCTGGTGGCTCCATTCATTGAGAACGCAGGAACACACTTGAGGGGACCGGCAGGATGGTCGAATCCAGGTGAATCGGCCATCTGACCGATTTTTCCGTGATTCGTTGTCGAGAACATCACCCGCACAGATTTCGCGCCAGACTATCGCCAGCGCATCGTGTGAACGGTGCGCCACGCCACTCCCCGCGTGACGGGCTTCACGGCGTAACTCGGCACGTCTGACCAGCTGACGTGGCATCCTTTGATGACGATTCTCACAGAGGATGCCGCCTGATGGTTCGATGGCTGCTCTCCCGACGCCGCCTCGTTGCGCCCGCCCTGGCAGCGCTGCTCGTGACGGCGACGGCCCAGTTTACCGACGCGCCGCTCCCGCTCGCGCCCGGATCATCGGTCGCGCACGCCCAGGGCGGGATGGATCTTGGAATCCTGTCACCGTCGTTCCGCGATCTGCCGTCGTCGGTTGCGCCCGGCCAGGAGTTCACCATCAACGCCGTGACCGTCAACGGAGCAAGCTGCACCGGTTCGATCGCGTTCAGGGGAGAGCCGGTCATCGAGCTGGCCGGGCAGGCTGCCTCGGGCGACGTCTGCTCGTGGACGGTGACGGCGCCGACGACGGCCCGGCCGGGCACGGCGAACATCGGCATCGGCCTCACCCGGAACGGCCAGCAGTGGGCGCTGTACGGGATCACCTACGTCGCGCCAATTGGTGAGTCCCGCTGACCATTGTGTGTCCGCGCACTCGGCCATCTGGCCGATAGCGACCGCCCGGCCGGACGTAACGCCGCAGACAGCAACTTTCGGCGGGCGCTCGACGCGATCCTGACGGTGACGTGGGGGCCTCGCCACCTCGTTACAGCCGAGGCGCCCGCTCCAGCCGCCCGGTGCTCACGCGCCGTCGCACGGTCGTTGGCGTGCCCAGAACGCCGTGAGACGCGCGGTCGTCGGGCGTGCTATGCCCAATGCCGTTCAGTTTTGCACGCTCGCGCTTCCGTACCACGGTCGTGCTTCCGTACCGCGAGCGTCGGCGAGTGGACCCGCATGGCGCACGTCTGACTCGCTGACGCTCGTGGTGCGGACGGCGTCCTCTCTGAACGGCATCGGGGTTTCACGCCCCGACGAGCTGGAACCTGTCCCGGTCGATCTCTTGTCCGAACCGGGGGAACAAGCTGCCAGGCTCCAGCGTCCATCAACCTGAGACAGGCTCGCCGGCGGCGCAGCGCGCGGTTCAACAGTCAGCAAGCAGCCCGGCAGGAGCGTCCGTATGCAGGTCCAGGCTATCAGTCGATTCGCCGCCAGTGCCGCGCGCGTAGGTATGCGCGCGGCACTGGCGCTGAGCGTCGCGCTTGGCGCACTGCTTAGCGCAGGCGCGATCCCCGTCGCAGCAGAGAGCCCGAGCGACGACCCGTTCAAGGCGTACGGCAGCGACTTTCGCTTCACGGCGGATGGGGCGGACCCGTCGGTCCTGGTGCCAGATGGCGCGGAGGTCACGGCCTTCGCCTGGGCCAGCCCTGCCACCGTGGCCGCAACCAGCCGATCCGCCGAGGAGCAGCCACAGCCAGTCTCCGCATCCGCCCCGGCCAGTGAGATCCGCCACGAGATCGCGGTCTTCTTCTCGAAACGGCCCGAGTCTGACGCCGACTTCTCGGCGGTCTTCCCGGTCTCACGGATGGCCGACGACGCCGGCGTGGCCCGCCACGCCATGCTTGCGCTGCTCCAGGGGCCGACGGCCGACGAACGCGCGCAGGGCTACTTCTCTGAGGTCGGCGCGATGCTTGTCGGGCCGTCCACTTGCGGCGGCGAGCGCTTCACCCTGCGGATCGTAGACGGCGCGGCCACGCTCAAGCTCTGCCAGCAACCGCGGTCGGCGGGCATCGGGCAGGACGCTCGCGCTCGCAGCGCCATCGAGGCCACCCTGCGCCAGTTCCCAACCGTGCAGCGGGTCACGCTCCTGAGCGCTGACGGCGACTGCCTGTTTGACGAGAGCGGCGAGAATCGCTGCCTCCGGCCGTAGCCAGGGCGAATAAGGGGGCGACAGCCGCTCCAGAAGCAGACCTTTTCGACAGATTCGTGCCAGAGAGACCCGAATGTCTCTTGACCTTCTGTCAGGCCGGCCTCACACTGAGAGCCGCACCGTTGAGCCGGTCACCCTGGGGCACATGGGGATCGGCTCTGACGGGCC contains:
- a CDS encoding amidohydrolase family protein, whose protein sequence is MVAILPERDARTRRTRPAMIDCDFHNEIDSIKDLYPYLAKNWRDHIDTFGLHGSSGGYYPRFMDHREDAIPPSGRRAGSEVAFSREDFLDPYNVAHAMLIPLTPAARQLNLDLGAALATAVNDWQINEWLDPEPRLRASIAISPEDPYTAAKEVERCAQDKRFVQVFFPGRTHEPMGRRKYWPIYEAAARNNLQIMSHAFGSYGYPITGAGWPSFYLEEHVGPAQAAQANVISMVTEGVFETFPNLNFVSVENGFGWIPSLMWRMDQTYKLLHHEVPHLKRLPSEVIRQHVYLTTQPVEEPHKPQQFVEMLEHFGDMASHILFASDYPHWDSDDPDFALPTILSDEVTQAIQFDNAKKLYNL
- a CDS encoding DUF2171 domain-containing protein translates to MADPVSDRLYLGRIVPGMDVCDVTGEKVGSISHIYRIDENTMTEPASRNFEEIIEVSSGFLGLGKRYYIPMSAIQEVLTDSVFISKSREAFGELGFEEKPAHLASLT
- a CDS encoding FGGY-family carbohydrate kinase, whose protein sequence is MSVRPRELLLGIDIGTSGSKGVLASPAGRIVAVASRPHPLSLPRPGWAEHDAETIWWADFLTLSHELVARAGESASRIVGLCVSGIGPTLLPADADGRPLRPAILYGIDSRSTREIADLTERFGADAILVRGGTLLSSQAVGPKLLWLRRHEPRVWAETRQLLMANSFVVQRLTGEYVLDHHSASQVDPLYEVQHQRWAEDWASEVAPGLQLPRLVWPAETVGAVTAAAAAETGLPAGVPVAAGSIDAWVEALSVDVRDPGDVMFMYGTTLMVVQVVDRLVPYPGLWGTTHVFPGASSLSTGLATSGALTSWLREIAGGIPYEQLLGEASGVPAGADGLLVLPYFAGERAPIDDPHARGMILGLTLSHGRGHLYRALLEASGYGVRHIMDTLRAAAAHPRRLVAVGGGTQGDLWPQIVSDILGQPQEIPRETIGAAYGDALLAAIAAGLADQHTRWNQPAATIEPNGQHTATYDRLYEVYRSLYPATREQMHQLAAFQLG
- a CDS encoding sn-glycerol-1-phosphate dehydrogenase, which translates into the protein MSSSRALVERALSVATDTRHLILAPGAIKSVVATFDAIADGRPAVVVADRTTWRVAGERVDGLLRAAGRQTREPILLPDGIHADIAHVESVQEALSRDTGLAVVVGSGTLNDLGKLASARLGRPYMVVATAASMDGYAAFGAAITRDGFKQTFACPAPAAIVADLDVIAAAPTPLTAAGYGDLLGKVTAGADWIVADALGVEPVDAVAWSLVQAPLRDALSAPGRLRQHDPTATEHFFLGLVLSGLAMQAARSSRPASGGEHLISHLWEMLGLSHNGTMPSHGVKVGIGTVLVSLLYGRLLARDLDALDVEARVAALPSATAVEQTVRAALPAGEIADRAVVESLAKLPSADELRRRLELAREAWPALRERLQAQLLPPAALRRRLADLDAAATPAEVGVGPEQLRADLRAARLIRRRYTMLDLAAELGLLDACIDEVVSAVYAPGLAEEAGAQPQPATIPVVGR
- a CDS encoding MFS transporter, producing the protein MKVVPSAAGLAVWYAENRILAWICLLIFVNQLGFGAIVPTVPLYARTFDVPLAAIGLTIAAYGLARFLVGLPAGLISDTFGRRYALALGGLITVAGNLLCAIAPSYLPFLLARFIAGFGAGLVITASQIMLADISTPERRGRMMATYSAVFSLAVGFGPLPGGLLADAFGLSAPFWAYAGMGGLAAVLAWFRVPETKYLRTAMGGVSHADRPSFWSQVRLLAVQRPFLLVCLVGFTAFFARTGALFSLIPVLAQERIGMSPDQLGLALTAMNVAAALLTVPAGTLADRIGRKKMIVPATTMTGVSMLLFMVAPSFPGFLLACAAWSLALGLGQSSPEAYVADSARPGTNASTMSTFRMLSETGYVIGPFILGVIADGWGTNTALLTTAAFAMSVAALFALFAPEKRRLVAAAPAS
- a CDS encoding chemotaxis protein CheX; the encoded protein is MAVMQASGERSAIMESVPAVSPGIERVLNMLAQQAPRADILEPFIQAARDVAAQEFGSEVTPGKLSVTNAPDTMQDVTVVIGITGRLTGIAVYGMSEEMAMAVVGKMMGSPIDELDDLAISGIAEMANVITGHATTLLTAMGLHCDISTPTVLLGSGARLSTGKIQRLVMPLHTDLGVLQAQVAVKVTSAKS
- a CDS encoding GerMN domain-containing protein, with translation MQVQAISRFAASAARVGMRAALALSVALGALLSAGAIPVAAESPSDDPFKAYGSDFRFTADGADPSVLVPDGAEVTAFAWASPATVAATSRSAEEQPQPVSASAPASEIRHEIAVFFSKRPESDADFSAVFPVSRMADDAGVARHAMLALLQGPTADERAQGYFSEVGAMLVGPSTCGGERFTLRIVDGAATLKLCQQPRSAGIGQDARARSAIEATLRQFPTVQRVTLLSADGDCLFDESGENRCLRP